Part of the Niallia alba genome is shown below.
TTTCATACAGTTTCGTGGAAATCATTATGATTTTGGATATATGCAAGGAGAACGTTTAAAAGATTCACCTATACTTCCTAATCGGGTGAAGCACTGGACATCTAAGCGAAAGCGTTACTTTACCATTAATGAAAAAGAGTCCGTGCACCTTCTTAATAAGTTTATTCCCGGGATGATAGCGGAAATCTATGGATTGGCCGATGCTCTTCAGTGGAGAATGGAGGACGCTTTAAGAGAATTTGGCGGCCATTATGTCGAGTATGGGAGAAGCGGCTGCTCCATTCTAACAGGATCTCAATATTTAATTAGAAACTACGATAGTCATCCAGGTTCATATGAAGGAAGATATATGATTTATCAGCCAACGGATACTGGCTATGCTGTTATCGGTCCTTCTATGCAAATCTCCGGAAGAATTGATGGGATGAATGAAAAAGGCCTAGCAATGGGCTATAACTTTATTAATCGAGTTGGTTCAGGTGATGGCTTTATATGTAATATGATAGGGCGGATAATTTTAGAAACATGTGCAAATGTTGAAGAGGCTATTGATTTACTACAAGAAATACCTCATCGAACATCCTTTAGCTATGTGTTATTAGATCCAAGCGGAGAATCATTTGTTGTGGAAGCATCACCTAGGTCAGTCATTGCTAGAAAAGCAAATATTAGTACGAATCATTTTGAAGTTTTAAAGGAAGAAAATCGCTATCAGATGGACGAATCTGTACGAAGAAAGCAGAACATCGAAAAACAGCGAGAAGGTCAGTCGAATGTATATGAGGCTTTTCGAATACTGAATGACAAGGATAAAGAAGTGTTCTCAAAAAAATATAGTACTTGGTCTGGAACATTGCACACAGCAGCATATCTACCTAACGAAAGAAAAGCTTGGTTTGCGATTGGTAGTGATCGAATGCCTGTAATCATTGATTTCGATTCCTTTTTACAGGGTGAAAAACTGAATATAAAGAAAGTTAAAGGACAACTTGATTATGATACTCCTTTTATCAATATGGAGATATTATAGCTGGTTTTAAATAAAGGGAGCTAATTATGGCAGTAACATCCATAACTAACTTCCTTTTTTGGCGTTTGCGGATACTCTGAAGTAAAATATTGGTCGTCTTGCATTAGATTCTCGTATCAGAAATAGCATTCCTTATTCTTTCTAATGACTGGTTGGCAACATTTTTATTGGAAATCATCACATTGACATATAATGCATCAATTAAGCTAAGCTGACCGATTCTTGATGATAGAGCTTCTGAACGGTATTCTGTTTCTTCAGAGCTTGTAAAAAGAGCGACATCAGCATTCTGCGCGATCGGTGATTTTGGATATCCAGTAATTCCAATCGTTTTAGCACCGTTATTTTTCGCTGTTTTCATTATGTTAATAGTATCTTTGTTAGTGCCAGAGTGTGAAATGATAACCGCAACGTCATTTTCTGAAAGTTGCGATGAAGACATTAGCTGAAAATGAGAGTCAACGAATGAAAACGCTTTAATTCCAGTTCGAACAAATTTATGGAAAGCATCCATTGCAATTACTGCTGAACCACCTGTCCCATAAAACTCGACACGATTTGCTTGTAATAGGAATTCAACTGCTTTTTCAATTGAATGTCCATTTAATATTTCTAATGTATTCTCTAGTGTTCGGACATTGGACTTAAATACTTTTTCAGTTACTGTTTTAACACTATCATTTTCACTAATTTCCTCATGTATTTGTTGAATAGGTTCAATTACTTCTGAAGCTAATGCTATTTTCATTGCTTGATAGCCTTTAAAACCAATTCGTTTACAAAAACGAAATACAGTTGCATCTGCAACACCTAAATCCTCTGCTAGTTCGTTGATTGTTGAATGAATGATTTTTTCTGGATTCTCAAGAATATAATCAGCGATTTTTTTTTCTTTTTCACTCAATCTAGCGTAATAGGAACGAATTTTCCCAAGACAATTTTGCGCCATTGACTTCTATCCTTTCCAAATTAATATAGTTGTAGTATAACACAATTAGTCTCTTGAAAAAAAATTTCTTATTTTAATATTTTTTTTCGAAAAAATTTCGTAAAGGGGTATATTTTCGAAAAAAATTTCTATATAATAATATATAGAGAGAAATATTTTTTCAAAAGGAGAGAATAACGCATGAATATCGGTCTTATCGGATTAGGAAAAATGGGATACAACTTGGCTTTAAATATGGTGGGCCATAAGTATAGTGTAACAGCTTTTGATATAAATGAAAGCGCTTTAAAAGAAATTTCTTATAAAAATGTAACAGGAGTAAATACAATTGAGGACTTAGTAAGAAATTTGCCAGCTCCAAGAGTAATTTGGCTCATGGTTCCAGCAGGAGAAGTAACGGAAAATGTATTAAGAGAAGTGAAGAAGTATGTTGAAGAGGGAGATATTATTATTGATGGGGGGAATTCTCATTATAAGGAATCAAAAAGAAGAGGCTTGGATTTAGAGGAACTTGGAGTGTTCTATTTAGATGTTGGCACAAGTGGCGGTGTTGATGGTGCAAGAAATGGCGCGTGCATGATGGTCGGCGGCAAAAAAGAAATTTTTGATAAGGTAGAAGGCTTATTTAAAGATCTATGCGTTGAAAATGGCTATACTTACGCTGGAGTATCTGGTAGCGGTCACTTTCTGAAAATGGTTCATAACGGTATTGAGTATGGCATGATGCAATCTATCGCAGAAGGTTTTGAGTTGTTGGAGAAAAGTGAATATGATTTCGATAACGAAGGGGTAGCAAAAGTTTGGAATAATGGCTCTGTCATTCGTTCATGGTTAATGGAATTAACACAAAATGCTTTTTCGAAAGATCCGAAGCTTGAAGGAATTAAAGGAATTATGCATTCTTCTGGAGAAGGGAAATGGACACTGGAAACAGCTTTAGATTTACAAACAGCTATGCCAGTTACGGCCCTTTCTTTAATGATGCGCTATCGTTCATTGGAGGAAGATACATTCTCTGGTAAAGTGGTTGCCTCATTAAGAAATGAGTTTGGTGGTCACAGTGTAGAATCAAAATAAAATGGTAAAATCCTTTAGCAGACAATTTTGCTAAAGGATTTTTTTAAAAGAAAGGGGCTGTCTTATTGTGGAGACGCCCCTTTTAAATAGTCAGGTTATTTCACCCATTTGTTCTGAAACGATGCAATTGCATCATATTCCTGCTCTAAAGCTCGTGAAATACGTATATAGATAGACGTTAAATCTTGATAGATATCGACATTCTCTTGGATTGGTTGATGGGAGTGCGTGCTGCCAACCAATTGTTTCATAATCGAGAAGTCATTAATTTCCCCTAGTGCATACATGCCTAAAACAATTGCTCCAAGACAAGAGCTTTCAAAGCTTTCCGGAACGACTACTTCTTGGTCAAAGATATCTGCCATCATTTGTCTCCAAAGCTCAGAACGCGCAAATCCGCCTGTTGCTTGAATTTGCTTTGGTGCGCCAATCACTTCTTGAAGGGCAAGCATCACAGTGTAAAGGTTTAAAATAACGCCCTCTAATACTGCTCTTACCATATGTTCTTTTTTATGGTGTAAACCAAGCCCGAAAAAGGATCCTCTTGCATTTGCATTCCATAAAGGTGCTCTTTCCCCAGCCAAATATGGATGGAATAATAAACCATCAGCACCAGGTGTAACACGGGAAGCGATTTTTGTTAAAACTTCATAAGGGTCAATTCCGAGTCGCTTGGCTGTTTCTACTTCGGAAGATGCTAATTCATCACGCACCCAACGGAACGTCATTCCACCATTATTTACAGGACCGCCCACTACCCAGTGGTCTTCTGTTAAGCAATAGCAGAATATTCTTCCCTTAGGATCAGTTACTGGTTTATCTGTTACTGTTCGAATTGCACCACTTGTTCCAATCGTTACAGCCACAACGCCTGGGTCAATAGCATTTACCCCTAGGTTAGAAAGCACGCCATCACTTGCACCTACAACAAATGGAGTTTCGGCAGGGATTCCAATTTCGGTTGCGTAATTCTCCTTTAGTCCTGTTAAATAATGAGTAGTAGGAACAGGCTTAGCTAACTGGTCAGCCGTAACACCAGCCACCGCTAATGCTTCCGTATCCCAATTTAACTGTTTCAGATTAAACATTCCAGTTGCAGAAGCAATCGAATAATCGATAACAAATTCGTCAAACAAACGATAGAAAACATATTCTTTGATACCAATAAATTTTGTCGCCTTCGTAAAAATTTCTGGCTGATCATTCTTTAGCCAAGTTAATTTAGCTAGAGGGGACATTGGGTGAATTGGTGTTCCGGTTCTACGATATATTTCTAAGCCATTATGATCATTTTTAATCTTTTTAGCCCAAGAAGAAGCACGGCTATCTGCCCAAGTGATGCAACGAGTTATAGGCTTTCCTTTTTCATCTAAAGCGATAACGCTGTGCATCGCTGAGCTAAAGGATACTAGTTTTAGATTTCTCACATCAACCTTGGCTTTTTTTATAGCAGTCTTCATTGTTTCTAAGACAGCCTGAAAAATTTGCTCAGGATCCTGTTCCGCAATTGATGGTGCAGGGCTATGTAATGGATATTCTACATGATGCATGCTTAATACTTTACCAGCTTCAGCAAAGAGGACAGATTTTGTACTTGTTGTACCAATGTCTACACCTAAATATAGGGAGGATAAATGCATTTTAAAAACTCCTTTATACGGAAATTATAAAAAATATTTCATTAAATTAAATTTTAATAGAAAAAAATTTCTTTACTTATATTTTAAAGGATATATATTAATTTTGAAACTGTTTTCATAAATATTTTTTCGTAAATTTGTCAGGATTGCTTATTTAGTCGAAATTATTGACCATTTATATTTTATAGATGTAAATTTTTGCCCTTATTTTAATAAAAGTTAAGCAAAAATATGCTAAAATTAACTTATCTTATATATATAAGGAGTTTTTGTAATGAACAACGATATTGAAACAATATATGAGGAACTTTATAATCAAATACTCCATTATCAAAACAAACTGGAATCCATAAGTCAACAAGCAGATTCCCTGCAAGAAGAAGGGGAAGAACAGCTAAATCGAATGTCCATTGCTCTTCAAGCTTCTAAGGATATTCTTGAAAATATGCTGACACCAGGGAAGAAGCTGAACTTTATTTATGAAAAAGGAATGGTCAGCTTGGAAATGTTTGATGAAAAATAACATTAAAGAAGAATATCCTCGCTTGGACGAATATTCTTCTTTCGAAATTCGCCAGGCGTCATGCCGGTAGCTTTACGAAATACCTTTGTGAAATAGTTGGCATTTGCAAAACCTACTTGCACAGAAATGTCCTCAATAGAATATTTGGTTTGGTATAATAACTCCGCTCCTTTCACTATCCGGATATTTGTTAAATATTGAATGGGTGTAATGCCAAGCACCCTTTTGAATAATCGAGTGAAATGGAAGCGAGATAGTGCAGCTGCCTCTGCCATATCATCTGGTCCAATAGGTCTATTATAATAATTTTGTGCAAATAATGTCGCATTTAGTATACTTTCTGGCAACTGTATGGCTCCCATGTTTTTCTTATATTGATAAAGCTCCATAATAAAAGCATAAGCAAGACTAGAAGCTTGGTAGGCATTTTTTATATTTGTTTCATTTGCCAGTTGGTAAATATGAAGAAGGTGCTGAATTGGTTTTGAATCAGAAGCTAATTGGATAATAGACTGATTATTTTCGGTAAAAGAATGCCAACACTTTTTTACTGTTTCACCATATAGCGTAATAAAAATAAATTCCCAATGCTCACTATTTTGCGGAAGATAGTATCTATATTCCTCTGAAATATCAATTAAAAATGCTTTTCCAGCTGTCAATTTATGATCTTTTTCTCCAATTTCAATGGCACCCATTCCAGAAATCGTATATTGAAAAACATACATGCTTTCCTCTTTACGCTTTTTTCCCTTCCAATTATAAAGATGGGAGGTTTGATTTTCCCATCCAATCGACCAAATTTGGGCAACCTCTTTTGTAATCTTTTCCGTAAACCTATATGCAAATACATTATTATCTTTTTTGGGCAATGAGAAGGCCCCTTTCTTAGTAGAGGTATCATAGGTAGATACTTGCCTGTATTAAATTGATTAGAAAAAGAGTTAAGGTTAGATGATTATGCAAATTAATGAAATAAAGTAGCAAATTATTACCCTTTTCTCTTTCTTATTTTACCATTGAGAGAGAAAGGTTTGAAGCATAAAATGAAAATGTAAACGGTTCAATAAAACGATGCTAAACAAGAGAGTAAAAATAATCGTTCATTTATAAAGGAGAGATAAAAATGACAAATAGTCTACTTACAATATTTACCGATGTTTTTAATGAGGGAGCTAACAAAATACGTACTTTTTTTGCACCAGGACGTGTGAATTTAATAGGAGAACATACAGACTATAATGGAGGGCATGTTTTTCCTTGTGCTTTATCCATTGGCACAACCGCGATTGTTCGAAAAAGATCTGATAGAATAATTCAATTCTATTCCACAAATTTTTCAGATTTAGGTGTCATAAAGGTATCCTTAGACGAGTTAGTCTATGATTCAGCAGATGATTGGGCTAATTACCCAAAAGGAGTTATTGTAGCGCTTGAACAACATGGATATACAGTAGATTCAGGATTTGACGTTTTATATGCGGGAGAAATTCCAAATGGTGCTGGCTTATCATCGTCCGCTTCGATTGAAGTAGTGACAGCTATTATGCTAAATGAGTTATATTCTTTAGCAATCGATCGAGTTTCTTTAGTGAAAATGTGTCAACAGGCAGAGAACGAATTTATTGGTGTAAGCTGTGGCATCATGGATCAATTCGCGATTGGGATGGGAAAAGAAAAAAATGCTATTTTACTAGATTGCGATACACTTGATTATACCTATAGTCCACTAGATTTAGCAGCTGCTTCTTTAATTATTGCTAATACAAATAAACGCAGGGGCTTAGCTGATTCTAAATATAATGAAAGACGAGAAGAGTGTGAAAGAGCATTAAAAGACTTGCAGGGAGAATTAGATATTCGTTCACTCGGAGAATTAACCCGAGAGCAATTTGATGAGAAAGCTCATTTGATTGAACGAGAGGTTGATCGGATAAGAGCGAAACATGCTGTGTATGAAAATGCTAGAACTATTGAGGCTGTAAAAAAACTTCAAGCTGGTGATATTGCGGGATTTGGACAATTGATGAATGCCTCCCATATCTCCTTACGTGACGATTATGAAGTTACTGGAAAAGAATTGGATGCGCTAGTGGAGGCAGCTTGGGAACAAGAGGGTGTAATTGGTTCCCGAATGACAGGAGCAGGTTTTGGTGGCTGTACGATTAGTATTGTTACTAATGAGCACATTGATTCTTTTATCGAGAAGGTTGGAGCAAGATATAGTGAGCAGACAGGCTTAAATGCGGACTTCTATGTTGTTCAAGTTGGAGACGGTGCGAAAGAAATTGTTACAGTCCAGTAGGAAATGTAAAAGGAGGAGTTATAAATGGCCATTTTAGTATGTGGTGGTGCTGGTTATATTGGGAGCCATATGGTATCTGAACTATTAGATCAGGGGGAAGAGGTAATTGTTGTTGATAATCTACAAACAGGACATAAAGGGGCTGTTTTAGAAGGAGTAACACTTTACATTGGCGATTTACGCGATGAAAGTTTTTTAGACGATGTGTTTAAGAGAAACTCGATTGAAGCGGTCGTCCATTTTGCTGCTGACTCTTTAGTAGGAGAAAGTGTAACAAATCCATTGAAATACTATGACAATAATGTCTATGGTGCGATGACACTATTAAAAGTGATGCATGCAAATGATGTGAAGAAAATTGTTTTCTCGTCAACAGCAGCAACTTACGGAGAAGCGAAGAATTTTCCCATACAAGAAAATGATCCTACCGTTCCAACCAATCCATACGGAGAAACAAAGTTGGCAATAGAAAAAATGCTAAAGTGGTCTGAAGAAGCATATGGCATTCATTACGTTGCCCTTCGCTACTTCAATGTCGCAGGAGCACATATGGACGGAAAATTAGGAGAAGATCATTTTCCAGAAACTCATCTTATTCCGATTATTCTGCAAGTAGCATTAGGGACTAGAGAAGCCATTAGCGTCTTTGGCGATGATTATGATACACATGACGGAACTTGTATAAGAGATTATATTCATGTTACCGATTTGGCGAATGCCCATATTCTTGCATTGGAAAAATTACAAAAAGAAGAAACAAGTGGGATTTACAATTTAGGCAGTGGAACAGGATTTACGGTCAAAGAAGTAATTGAGGCAGCTCGAAAGGTAACGGGACATCCTATTCCAACTGTAATTGCACCAAGAAGAGCTGGCGATCCAGCACGATTAGTTGCCTCGTCCGAAAAGGCAAAAGTTGAACTAGGCTGGAAGCCGCAGTATCCTTCTTTAGAAGAAATGATCGGCAGTGCTTGGCGATGGTTCCAGGAAAATCCAGAAGGCTATAAAGAGAAATGACTAAGAAGAAAGGAGCAATGTTAGATGACACAAACTATTTATCGACATGTAGAACAATTGCTTCATTATGGACTTAAATCAAATTTAATAACACGATGGGATATGGATGTTGTTCGAAATAAATTACTTGAAATTTTACAACTAGATGATTTTATTCTATCGGATAACGGAGAAGTAGCTGAAACAGACTTGCGCACCATTTTAGAAAATATATTAGATTGGGCAGTGGAACATAATCGCTTAGTAGAAAATACGATTACCTACCGAGATTTATTAGATACAAAATTAATGGGTTGCTTTGTCTCATTGCCATCCGAGATAAATAATAATTATTTAACATTATATAAAGAAAAGGGAGCAGAACAAGCGACCAGTTGGTTTTATGATTTCTCAAAAAAGGTAGATTATATTCGTACCGATCGTATTGCTAAAAATGAAGAATGGCTGACACATACAAGTTACGGAGATTTAGAAATTACGATTAATTTATCAAAGCCAGAAAAGAATCCGAAAGAAATCGCGGCTGCGAAAAAATTAAAGCAAGGATCTTATCCCAAATGTTTACTCTGTAAAGAAAACGCTGGCTATGCGGGAAGAGTCAACCACCCTGCTAGACAAAATCATCGCATTATACCAGTAACATTAGAAGGAGAGCAGTGGTTTATACAGTTTTCACCATATGTTTATTACAATGAGCATGCTATCTGTTTTTCTGAGAAGCATGAACCAATGACTATTTCTAAAAAGACTTTTGCAAGATTACTAGATTTTGTTGATCAGTATCCTCATTATTTTATGGGATCTAATGCAGACCTGCCAATTGTAGGAGGATCAATTCTTGCACATGAGCATTTTCAAGGGGGATTTCATGAATTTCCAATGGCAAAAGCGGATATAGAAACAACTTTTGCTATTGACCGTTTTCCATCTATCCATGTAGGTATTGTTAAATGGCCAATGTCTGTGCTTCGTCTGCAAGGAACAGACAAACAAAAGCTAGTGGAGGCATCTGATTATATTTTTAAAGAATGGCTCGACTACAGTGATCAGAGTGTAGATATTATTGCGTATACGGACGGTACTCGTCATAATACGATTACCCCAATTGCGAGAATGCGTAATGGTCTTTATGAAATGGATTTAGTACTACGTAATAATCGAACAAGTGAGGAATATCCATTTGGCATCTTCCATCCACATGAAGAAGTTCATTCGATTAAACAGGAGAACATCGGACTCATTGAAGTGATGGGCTTAGCTGTCTTGCCAGGTCGTTTAAAAGAAGAACTAAGCTTGCTTGCAGATAAAATAGTAGAAGATAATTTTGTAACGAGCATCAAGAAAGAACCTAATATTGAAAAACATTTAGTATGGGCAAAGGCAGTAAAAGAGAAAAATCCGCATATAACGAATGAAAATGTACATTCTGTCCTACAAACAGAAATAGGAATCGTTTTTGAAACCATCTTACATCATGC
Proteins encoded:
- a CDS encoding C45 family autoproteolytic acyltransferase/hydolase, encoding MKQVYSDFIQFRGNHYDFGYMQGERLKDSPILPNRVKHWTSKRKRYFTINEKESVHLLNKFIPGMIAEIYGLADALQWRMEDALREFGGHYVEYGRSGCSILTGSQYLIRNYDSHPGSYEGRYMIYQPTDTGYAVIGPSMQISGRIDGMNEKGLAMGYNFINRVGSGDGFICNMIGRIILETCANVEEAIDLLQEIPHRTSFSYVLLDPSGESFVVEASPRSVIARKANISTNHFEVLKEENRYQMDESVRRKQNIEKQREGQSNVYEAFRILNDKDKEVFSKKYSTWSGTLHTAAYLPNERKAWFAIGSDRMPVIIDFDSFLQGEKLNIKKVKGQLDYDTPFINMEIL
- a CDS encoding MurR/RpiR family transcriptional regulator, which produces MAQNCLGKIRSYYARLSEKEKKIADYILENPEKIIHSTINELAEDLGVADATVFRFCKRIGFKGYQAMKIALASEVIEPIQQIHEEISENDSVKTVTEKVFKSNVRTLENTLEILNGHSIEKAVEFLLQANRVEFYGTGGSAVIAMDAFHKFVRTGIKAFSFVDSHFQLMSSSQLSENDVAVIISHSGTNKDTINIMKTAKNNGAKTIGITGYPKSPIAQNADVALFTSSEETEYRSEALSSRIGQLSLIDALYVNVMISNKNVANQSLERIRNAISDTRI
- the gnd gene encoding phosphogluconate dehydrogenase (NAD(+)-dependent, decarboxylating), with product MNIGLIGLGKMGYNLALNMVGHKYSVTAFDINESALKEISYKNVTGVNTIEDLVRNLPAPRVIWLMVPAGEVTENVLREVKKYVEEGDIIIDGGNSHYKESKRRGLDLEELGVFYLDVGTSGGVDGARNGACMMVGGKKEIFDKVEGLFKDLCVENGYTYAGVSGSGHFLKMVHNGIEYGMMQSIAEGFELLEKSEYDFDNEGVAKVWNNGSVIRSWLMELTQNAFSKDPKLEGIKGIMHSSGEGKWTLETALDLQTAMPVTALSLMMRYRSLEEDTFSGKVVASLRNEFGGHSVESK
- the gntK gene encoding gluconokinase gives rise to the protein MHLSSLYLGVDIGTTSTKSVLFAEAGKVLSMHHVEYPLHSPAPSIAEQDPEQIFQAVLETMKTAIKKAKVDVRNLKLVSFSSAMHSVIALDEKGKPITRCITWADSRASSWAKKIKNDHNGLEIYRRTGTPIHPMSPLAKLTWLKNDQPEIFTKATKFIGIKEYVFYRLFDEFVIDYSIASATGMFNLKQLNWDTEALAVAGVTADQLAKPVPTTHYLTGLKENYATEIGIPAETPFVVGASDGVLSNLGVNAIDPGVVAVTIGTSGAIRTVTDKPVTDPKGRIFCYCLTEDHWVVGGPVNNGGMTFRWVRDELASSEVETAKRLGIDPYEVLTKIASRVTPGADGLLFHPYLAGERAPLWNANARGSFFGLGLHHKKEHMVRAVLEGVILNLYTVMLALQEVIGAPKQIQATGGFARSELWRQMMADIFDQEVVVPESFESSCLGAIVLGMYALGEINDFSIMKQLVGSTHSHQPIQENVDIYQDLTSIYIRISRALEQEYDAIASFQNKWVK
- a CDS encoding helix-turn-helix domain-containing protein encodes the protein MPKKDNNVFAYRFTEKITKEVAQIWSIGWENQTSHLYNWKGKKRKEESMYVFQYTISGMGAIEIGEKDHKLTAGKAFLIDISEEYRYYLPQNSEHWEFIFITLYGETVKKCWHSFTENNQSIIQLASDSKPIQHLLHIYQLANETNIKNAYQASSLAYAFIMELYQYKKNMGAIQLPESILNATLFAQNYYNRPIGPDDMAEAAALSRFHFTRLFKRVLGITPIQYLTNIRIVKGAELLYQTKYSIEDISVQVGFANANYFTKVFRKATGMTPGEFRKKNIRPSEDILL
- a CDS encoding galactokinase, whose translation is MTNSLLTIFTDVFNEGANKIRTFFAPGRVNLIGEHTDYNGGHVFPCALSIGTTAIVRKRSDRIIQFYSTNFSDLGVIKVSLDELVYDSADDWANYPKGVIVALEQHGYTVDSGFDVLYAGEIPNGAGLSSSASIEVVTAIMLNELYSLAIDRVSLVKMCQQAENEFIGVSCGIMDQFAIGMGKEKNAILLDCDTLDYTYSPLDLAAASLIIANTNKRRGLADSKYNERREECERALKDLQGELDIRSLGELTREQFDEKAHLIEREVDRIRAKHAVYENARTIEAVKKLQAGDIAGFGQLMNASHISLRDDYEVTGKELDALVEAAWEQEGVIGSRMTGAGFGGCTISIVTNEHIDSFIEKVGARYSEQTGLNADFYVVQVGDGAKEIVTVQ
- the galE gene encoding UDP-glucose 4-epimerase GalE is translated as MAILVCGGAGYIGSHMVSELLDQGEEVIVVDNLQTGHKGAVLEGVTLYIGDLRDESFLDDVFKRNSIEAVVHFAADSLVGESVTNPLKYYDNNVYGAMTLLKVMHANDVKKIVFSSTAATYGEAKNFPIQENDPTVPTNPYGETKLAIEKMLKWSEEAYGIHYVALRYFNVAGAHMDGKLGEDHFPETHLIPIILQVALGTREAISVFGDDYDTHDGTCIRDYIHVTDLANAHILALEKLQKEETSGIYNLGSGTGFTVKEVIEAARKVTGHPIPTVIAPRRAGDPARLVASSEKAKVELGWKPQYPSLEEMIGSAWRWFQENPEGYKEK
- the galT gene encoding UDP-glucose--hexose-1-phosphate uridylyltransferase, yielding MTQTIYRHVEQLLHYGLKSNLITRWDMDVVRNKLLEILQLDDFILSDNGEVAETDLRTILENILDWAVEHNRLVENTITYRDLLDTKLMGCFVSLPSEINNNYLTLYKEKGAEQATSWFYDFSKKVDYIRTDRIAKNEEWLTHTSYGDLEITINLSKPEKNPKEIAAAKKLKQGSYPKCLLCKENAGYAGRVNHPARQNHRIIPVTLEGEQWFIQFSPYVYYNEHAICFSEKHEPMTISKKTFARLLDFVDQYPHYFMGSNADLPIVGGSILAHEHFQGGFHEFPMAKADIETTFAIDRFPSIHVGIVKWPMSVLRLQGTDKQKLVEASDYIFKEWLDYSDQSVDIIAYTDGTRHNTITPIARMRNGLYEMDLVLRNNRTSEEYPFGIFHPHEEVHSIKQENIGLIEVMGLAVLPGRLKEELSLLADKIVEDNFVTSIKKEPNIEKHLVWAKAVKEKNPHITNENVHSVLQTEIGIVFETILHHAGVFKRDEQGTKAFHRFIETLK